One Helicobacter cetorum MIT 00-7128 DNA window includes the following coding sequences:
- a CDS encoding YkgJ family cysteine cluster protein — translation MNNSKLYPPFACDKCGKCCEHVHLSELTKELDRGDGVCKHYDSETKLCAIYETRPLICQVESMYRLYYSKEYSWQEFCALNLKVCKELKK, via the coding sequence ATGAATAACTCTAAACTTTATCCCCCCTTTGCTTGCGACAAATGTGGAAAATGCTGTGAGCATGTGCATTTAAGCGAACTTACTAAAGAATTAGATAGGGGCGATGGGGTGTGTAAGCACTATGATAGCGAGACCAAACTTTGTGCCATTTATGAAACTCGCCCCTTAATTTGTCAAGTAGAGAGTATGTATCGCTTGTATTACTCTAAGGAGTATTCTTGGCAAGAATTTTGTGCGTTGAATTTAAAGGTTTGTAAAGAGTTAAAAAAATAA